One stretch of Candidatus Cloacimonas sp. DNA includes these proteins:
- a CDS encoding thiamine pyrophosphate-dependent enzyme — MEIIAKRPEALTKVPFHYCPGCMHGVAHRLIAEAIDENGLINQIAGVAPVGCAVFAYNYFNCDMAEAAHGRAPAVATGIKRARPDMHIFTYQGDGDLAAIGTAEIVHSANRGEKISVFFVNNAIYGMTGGQMAPTTLPNMKTTTSPYGRNVDDIGYPIRVCELLATLVAPYYIERVSLLSPADIIKAKRAVNKAIRYNKENRGFTFIEFISTCPTNWGYEPEQARQWAKENMLPFFKLGVYRDKGEGVE, encoded by the coding sequence ATGGAAATTATTGCAAAACGCCCTGAAGCACTTACTAAAGTCCCTTTCCATTACTGTCCCGGATGTATGCATGGAGTAGCTCATCGTTTAATTGCCGAGGCAATTGATGAGAATGGTTTAATCAATCAAATAGCCGGTGTGGCACCTGTCGGTTGCGCTGTTTTTGCCTATAACTATTTTAATTGTGATATGGCTGAAGCAGCTCATGGACGCGCTCCTGCCGTTGCTACAGGCATAAAAAGAGCCCGTCCCGATATGCATATATTTACCTATCAAGGAGATGGTGATTTAGCTGCTATCGGAACTGCGGAAATTGTTCATTCTGCCAATCGCGGAGAAAAGATAAGCGTTTTCTTCGTTAATAATGCAATTTATGGTATGACAGGCGGACAAATGGCTCCCACAACTTTACCTAATATGAAAACAACCACCAGTCCTTACGGCAGGAATGTAGATGATATCGGTTATCCTATTCGGGTTTGCGAATTGCTGGCAACTTTAGTAGCCCCCTATTATATTGAAAGGGTTTCCCTTCTAAGCCCTGCCGATATTATTAAAGCTAAAAGAGCCGTGAACAAAGCTATTCGCTATAATAAGGAAAATCGCGGTTTTACTTTTATAGAATTTATCAGCACCTGCCCTACCAATTGGGGTTATGAACCCGAACAGGCAAGACAATGGGCAAAGGAAAATATGCTGCCTTTCTTCAAATTAGGCGTTTATCGTGATAAAGGCGAAGGAGTGGAATAA
- a CDS encoding ferredoxin family protein, whose amino-acid sequence MPRMTVDPNYCKGCGLCINACPRKIIRLSENINAKGYNYAECIEQEKCTACKMCYITCPDVAITIEK is encoded by the coding sequence ATGCCAAGAATGACTGTTGACCCCAATTATTGCAAAGGTTGCGGCTTGTGCATTAATGCTTGTCCCCGGAAGATTATCCGCTTATCGGAAAATATTAATGCCAAGGGTTACAACTATGCCGAGTGTATTGAGCAGGAAAAATGTACTGCCTGCAAAATGTGTTATATAACCTGTCCCGATGTGGCAATAACGATTGAGAAGTGA
- a CDS encoding pseudouridine-5'-phosphate glycosidase, giving the protein MQPLLTLSFSVQQAIAEKKPILAMESTVLTHGLPYPENLEILQTLEELCLELEVEPATIIILDGKIHIGITQAEKENLQHKMKNGEEIQKFGMRDIPYSTAYKKSGGTTVSATMLLACKAGIKVFATGGIGGVHRFWNETLDISSDLKSLAEIPVIVVSAGCKAILDISTTLEVLESYGVPVLGWKTDEFPAFYSRVSGKKIDRIENAQDVVKIYQAMLKLYPYPTGILVANPVPEKDEIPYSKMDKYITEAIAAAKAKNISGKELTPFLLANLAEKTKGQSVQSNLALLKNNIIVGAQIAKELQ; this is encoded by the coding sequence ATGCAACCGCTTTTAACACTTTCCTTCTCTGTGCAGCAGGCAATTGCTGAAAAAAAACCGATTTTGGCAATGGAATCTACTGTGCTTACGCATGGCTTACCCTATCCTGAAAATTTGGAAATATTGCAGACCTTGGAAGAACTTTGTCTGGAGCTTGAAGTTGAGCCAGCTACAATCATTATTCTGGACGGTAAAATTCATATTGGCATTACCCAAGCGGAAAAAGAAAATCTGCAGCACAAAATGAAAAACGGAGAAGAAATACAGAAGTTTGGAATGCGGGATATTCCCTATTCCACAGCTTATAAAAAAAGCGGAGGGACAACCGTTTCTGCCACAATGCTGCTTGCCTGTAAAGCCGGAATAAAGGTTTTTGCCACAGGTGGAATAGGCGGAGTACATAGATTTTGGAATGAGACCCTGGATATTTCTTCCGACCTGAAATCGCTTGCGGAAATTCCGGTAATTGTTGTTTCCGCTGGTTGTAAAGCCATTTTGGATATTTCTACTACGCTGGAAGTTCTGGAAAGTTATGGCGTTCCAGTGCTGGGTTGGAAAACCGATGAATTTCCTGCTTTCTATTCCAGAGTTAGCGGAAAAAAAATAGACAGAATTGAAAACGCCCAAGATGTGGTAAAAATATATCAGGCGATGCTGAAATTATATCCATATCCAACAGGAATTCTGGTGGCAAATCCGGTGCCGGAAAAAGATGAAATTCCTTATAGCAAAATGGATAAATATATTACAGAGGCAATTGCTGCAGCAAAGGCAAAAAATATTTCAGGCAAGGAACTAACTCCTTTTCTGCTGGCAAATTTGGCGGAAAAAACAAAAGGGCAATCAGTTCAAAGTAACCTGGCACTGCTTAAAAACAATATTATTGTCGGTGCGCAAATAGCTAAGGAGCTACAATGA
- a CDS encoding ribonuclease HII, which translates to MTLLYQNDLEFYKANGVFTGIDEAGRGALAGPVVVAAVVLDYEKMIEGINDSKLLTPKKRAQLYPLIVENALDYSIVEISPAYIDEFNILQATLLGFKTAFFQLASKPQYCLIDGKDIHADLKHCAQAVIKGDQLFASIAAASILAKVHRDNLMLAYDDLYPEYGFASHKGYGTAYHAKMIHRFGLSPIHRKSFKIPEVRDREVKKL; encoded by the coding sequence TTGACTCTCCTTTATCAGAATGACTTAGAGTTCTATAAAGCTAACGGTGTTTTTACCGGAATTGATGAAGCCGGGCGCGGCGCTTTAGCCGGTCCCGTTGTTGTTGCTGCAGTGGTTTTAGACTACGAGAAGATGATTGAAGGTATCAACGATTCCAAGTTGCTTACACCTAAAAAGCGCGCCCAGCTTTATCCTCTGATCGTAGAAAATGCGCTTGACTACAGCATTGTAGAAATAAGTCCGGCTTATATAGATGAATTTAACATCCTCCAGGCAACTCTTCTTGGTTTTAAAACAGCATTTTTCCAATTAGCAAGTAAACCGCAATACTGTTTAATTGACGGAAAAGATATCCACGCGGATCTTAAACACTGTGCCCAAGCTGTAATTAAGGGTGATCAACTCTTTGCTTCTATTGCTGCTGCTTCCATTTTAGCCAAAGTTCATAGAGATAATTTGATGCTGGCTTATGATGACCTCTATCCTGAATATGGTTTTGCCTCTCATAAGGGCTATGGAACTGCCTATCACGCTAAAATGATTCATCGCTTTGGATTGTCTCCCATACATAGAAAAAGCTTTAAAATTCCCGAGGTTAGAGATCGGGAAGTTAAAAAGTTATAA
- the pyrE gene encoding orotate phosphoribosyltransferase gives MEEITLITIATYTNPFEAELAKGLLEDSGFHPNLMNERMMSMYASIAGDMYQIELRVPEDEVAEAKELITGLEDSDYVTRILEGEGALREGHFQLTSGKHSNQYIEKIRILQNPAAAHNLCKRLAERLAKYNFDAIISPAYGAIALGFETALLMNKSFLFTQRKDSEMIIRSGFDLSEMLNVAIVEDVLTTGGSIKEVISCAANNGLEVVAIGVLVDRSGGMIEFSAPLESLLCLEIPAYNKEDCDSCKQGIPLETPGSSDKI, from the coding sequence ATGGAAGAGATAACCTTAATTACTATCGCTACTTACACCAATCCCTTTGAAGCGGAACTGGCAAAGGGTTTGCTGGAGGATTCAGGTTTTCACCCAAACCTGATGAATGAACGAATGATGAGTATGTATGCTTCCATCGCAGGTGATATGTATCAAATTGAGCTTAGAGTTCCGGAAGATGAAGTAGCAGAAGCTAAAGAACTAATCACCGGGCTGGAGGATTCGGATTATGTAACGCGCATTCTGGAAGGTGAAGGAGCTTTAAGGGAAGGTCATTTTCAGTTAACTTCCGGCAAACACAGCAACCAGTATATAGAGAAAATAAGAATTTTGCAAAATCCTGCTGCTGCCCATAACCTCTGTAAACGCCTTGCGGAACGCTTAGCCAAATATAACTTTGACGCCATCATCAGTCCTGCATACGGAGCTATCGCTCTGGGCTTTGAAACAGCTTTACTGATGAATAAAAGCTTTCTTTTTACCCAGCGCAAAGATAGTGAAATGATTATTCGTAGTGGATTTGACCTTTCGGAAATGCTTAATGTTGCTATTGTAGAAGATGTTTTAACTACCGGAGGCAGCATAAAGGAAGTTATTTCCTGCGCTGCCAATAACGGTTTGGAAGTAGTTGCCATCGGTGTTTTAGTAGATCGCAGCGGAGGAATGATAGAATTTTCCGCTCCTCTGGAATCATTACTCTGCCTGGAAATTCCCGCTTATAACAAAGAAGATTGCGATTCCTGCAAACAAGGCATTCCTTTGGAAACCCCGGGTAGCAGTGATAAAATATAA
- a CDS encoding septal ring lytic transglycosylase RlpA family protein codes for MKKHKKKLLACLIGIQVMFIAPVIAQNMASLSGEEFIADKTVAVIDSLHTQEPPGSPPGETMVATYYSKRFQGRKTASGERYSRDALTCAHKTLPFQTFLKITNPQNSKSVIVRVNDRGPFNRGRDIDLSYAAAKEIGMLAAGVLPVQVEVLEQVYNDTLLAKN; via the coding sequence ATGAAGAAACACAAGAAAAAATTACTGGCTTGTCTAATTGGGATTCAGGTAATGTTTATTGCACCGGTAATTGCTCAAAATATGGCAAGCTTAAGCGGGGAAGAGTTTATTGCAGATAAAACTGTGGCTGTGATTGACTCTTTGCACACTCAGGAGCCACCGGGATCACCTCCGGGTGAAACGATGGTCGCTACTTATTATTCTAAACGATTTCAGGGCAGAAAAACAGCAAGTGGCGAAAGATATAGCCGCGATGCCTTAACTTGTGCCCACAAAACCCTCCCCTTTCAAACCTTCTTAAAAATAACCAATCCTCAAAACAGCAAATCCGTTATCGTGCGTGTAAACGATAGAGGTCCCTTCAATCGTGGCAGAGATATTGATCTTTCGTATGCTGCTGCCAAAGAAATAGGGATGTTGGCTGCGGGGGTTCTTCCTGTTCAGGTGGAAGTTTTAGAGCAGGTTTATAACGATACGCTGCTGGCGAAAAATTAA
- a CDS encoding ATP-binding protein: MKSIMRYLEQLNDVEDQGKVVTYIHDLLDKEELCNEESDSDNKCEWQNSSNTKVKANLNDCPSHDSVMRSLQYSIAKSPLLAAYQLQPNELVLIARICQKTKANCEQDFNLPEICEMMPGMDDNLDKQYASIVDLIDREILSTPHLMGVDYHYDIRALYGTGLRLNGLLWNLILGKDPVNTGLKAFGKGLTNPNTAMNSILKMIGVLFMHYPELTDDFSSNNRACYGRNFNMVLDSYLDALIHAKGAARWVEFCKKHKLNIFWQKCLLLIDYFNRETTNQVSPATLASLLARNSKERKHYIYMLANDNLLSRKGLVEPHFAIFAVYMMELTSNAVTALHGETEKAGDESGKVDRSLSSSTYLTRINPTQTLEQLILDQPTRELIVTIVQRLRNPQRDRFAEWGLMGASLTGDKDVQQGINILLHGVPGTGKTFIAGVIANELKRPLIQINANAIRGSFYGESEKQARELFQEMRAAVKRLSPVFLLNEGDQLIHQRISSPERAVDHAENTIQSVFLEELESFPGILIITTNLADNLDLAMSRRLHYKLEIKAPDYQARIALWRLHLPASIPGASDIAVEGLANDFTFTGGQIRLVVQNACQEVYLWHSHIFLPEPYFHLMLVD, translated from the coding sequence ATGAAAAGTATTATGAGATATCTGGAACAACTGAATGATGTTGAGGATCAGGGCAAGGTGGTTACTTACATTCATGATCTTCTGGATAAGGAAGAGCTTTGTAATGAGGAGTCCGATTCGGATAACAAGTGTGAGTGGCAGAATAGTTCCAACACTAAGGTCAAAGCTAACCTGAATGATTGTCCCAGTCATGATTCTGTTATGCGCTCTTTGCAATATTCAATAGCAAAGTCCCCGCTGCTTGCAGCATATCAGCTGCAGCCCAACGAATTGGTGCTGATTGCCAGGATCTGCCAAAAGACCAAAGCTAACTGTGAGCAGGATTTCAATTTGCCAGAGATCTGCGAAATGATGCCTGGAATGGATGATAACCTTGATAAGCAGTATGCCTCCATAGTTGATTTGATCGACCGTGAAATCCTGAGTACACCTCACTTAATGGGAGTGGATTACCATTATGACATTCGGGCATTGTATGGCACAGGTTTACGGCTTAATGGCTTGCTCTGGAACCTGATCCTGGGCAAAGATCCCGTCAATACGGGACTCAAGGCCTTTGGCAAGGGACTGACCAATCCCAATACCGCAATGAATTCTATCTTGAAGATGATCGGAGTGCTCTTTATGCATTATCCGGAACTGACTGACGATTTCTCATCCAATAACAGAGCATGCTATGGCAGAAACTTTAATATGGTGCTTGATTCCTATTTAGATGCTTTGATTCACGCAAAGGGCGCTGCCAGATGGGTAGAGTTCTGCAAGAAACACAAACTTAACATTTTCTGGCAGAAATGCCTGTTGCTGATCGACTACTTCAATAGAGAGACAACAAATCAGGTTTCCCCTGCTACCTTGGCATCGCTGTTGGCAAGAAATTCCAAAGAGCGCAAGCACTACATCTATATGCTTGCCAATGATAATCTGCTTAGCAGAAAGGGACTGGTAGAACCTCATTTCGCCATTTTTGCCGTCTATATGATGGAACTGACCTCCAATGCAGTGACAGCCCTGCATGGAGAAACAGAAAAGGCAGGAGATGAATCGGGCAAAGTGGACAGGTCGCTTTCCAGTTCCACTTATCTTACCCGTATCAATCCAACCCAGACCCTGGAGCAACTCATCCTGGATCAGCCAACCCGGGAACTGATCGTCACCATAGTGCAAAGGCTGCGCAATCCCCAGAGGGATAGGTTCGCAGAGTGGGGTTTGATGGGAGCGTCGCTTACAGGTGACAAGGATGTCCAGCAAGGTATCAACATATTGTTACACGGAGTTCCCGGCACTGGCAAGACCTTCATAGCGGGCGTGATAGCCAATGAACTGAAGCGTCCTTTGATCCAAATCAATGCCAACGCTATCCGGGGTTCTTTTTACGGAGAAAGCGAAAAACAGGCCAGGGAACTCTTTCAAGAGATGCGTGCGGCAGTTAAGCGCTTGTCCCCGGTCTTTTTGCTTAACGAAGGAGACCAGCTTATCCATCAGCGTATTTCGTCTCCTGAAAGAGCGGTTGATCATGCGGAGAATACCATCCAGAGCGTGTTTCTGGAGGAATTGGAAAGCTTTCCCGGTATCCTGATCATCACCACCAATCTGGCTGATAATCTGGATCTGGCAATGTCCCGACGGCTTCACTATAAGTTGGAAATTAAAGCGCCCGATTATCAAGCACGGATAGCGCTGTGGCGGTTGCATCTTCCCGCGAGCATTCCAGGGGCATCAGACATTGCTGTGGAAGGTCTGGCAAATGACTTCACCTTTACTGGTGGTCAGATCAGGCTAGTGGTGCAGAATGCCTGTCAAGAGGTTTATTTATGGCATTCCCATATTTTTTTACCGGAACCTTATTTTCATTTGATGCTGGTCGAT
- a CDS encoding class I SAM-dependent methyltransferase, giving the protein MPKISIVTFYPEEIPLVIASCEFFPISKNLELELICPLKDIPEHQVENLRLKGLEDNAIPVPAPEHICFFASSASYNYYCLQKELNSALFYVHPEIAVLELKGNNPFHTNLAGYGLCPCVLEGDSAASLYPKKENLLYFKEFSEFIEHKKPNYVLLSTNSRFVEALINMDSENWELFHPELNYRNLRVNNGKPHNKLLNAQKQLLNMSRPLNELYDLAEIRFYLKNTADAYSSFAEHYDKYMTQVDYSLWVHHILKWFKEYSSLKLNKILELACGTANVSIQLVQKGYDVTACDRSLDMLKAAAGKPVKPKLYYSSLTDPIPATDYQLVLCMFDSINYLTQTNQIAKMLQEVSLALVTGGLYIFDISTLENSIDNFAQLCDLHYYANDIMVHQAYFESSQLLQISNLLFFKKNLMGYNLQTEHHQQRVYLTYELIELINNSPLKLVAVHSIEIPKNLYPKHLSSIDEKYNRLFFILQKE; this is encoded by the coding sequence ATGCCTAAGATCTCAATCGTCACTTTCTATCCGGAAGAAATTCCCTTAGTTATCGCTTCCTGCGAGTTTTTTCCTATCAGTAAAAACCTGGAGCTGGAACTTATCTGTCCACTGAAAGACATCCCGGAACATCAAGTAGAAAATTTACGGCTAAAAGGATTGGAGGACAATGCCATTCCAGTTCCCGCTCCGGAACATATCTGTTTTTTTGCCAGTTCTGCTTCCTATAACTATTATTGTTTGCAGAAAGAGCTCAATTCTGCACTTTTTTATGTGCATCCTGAAATAGCGGTATTAGAGCTTAAAGGTAATAACCCTTTTCATACTAATCTTGCCGGTTACGGATTATGCCCTTGTGTTTTAGAAGGCGATTCTGCTGCCAGTTTATATCCTAAAAAAGAAAACTTGCTATATTTTAAGGAGTTCTCAGAATTTATAGAGCACAAAAAGCCGAATTATGTTTTATTAAGTACCAATTCTCGTTTTGTGGAAGCTCTTATAAATATGGATAGCGAAAACTGGGAACTCTTTCACCCGGAATTGAATTATCGCAATCTTCGGGTAAATAACGGTAAGCCGCATAATAAATTACTTAATGCTCAAAAGCAGCTCCTCAATATGTCCCGTCCTCTTAATGAACTATATGATCTTGCAGAAATCCGTTTTTACCTCAAGAATACTGCCGATGCCTATTCCTCTTTTGCTGAACACTACGATAAATATATGACACAGGTGGACTATAGTTTATGGGTGCATCATATTCTGAAATGGTTCAAAGAATATTCTTCTCTGAAACTGAATAAAATTTTGGAACTTGCCTGCGGAACTGCCAATGTTTCTATTCAATTAGTGCAAAAGGGATATGATGTAACTGCCTGTGACAGATCTCTGGATATGTTAAAAGCAGCAGCAGGGAAACCTGTGAAACCTAAACTATATTATTCCTCTCTTACCGATCCAATTCCCGCAACTGATTACCAGCTGGTGCTTTGTATGTTTGACAGCATCAATTACCTTACTCAAACAAATCAAATTGCCAAAATGCTGCAAGAAGTATCGCTCGCTTTAGTAACCGGCGGTTTATATATTTTTGATATCTCCACCCTGGAAAACAGCATTGATAATTTTGCCCAGCTATGCGATTTACACTATTATGCAAACGATATTATGGTTCATCAGGCATATTTTGAAAGCTCTCAGCTACTCCAGATATCCAATCTGCTCTTTTTTAAAAAGAATCTTATGGGCTATAACCTCCAAACTGAACACCATCAGCAAAGGGTTTATCTTACTTATGAACTGATAGAGCTCATCAATAATTCCCCCTTAAAACTTGTCGCCGTGCACAGCATAGAAATCCCCAAGAACCTCTATCCCAAGCATTTATCTTCTATAGACGAAAAATATAATCGGCTGTTTTTCATCCTGCAAAAGGAATAA
- a CDS encoding 3-methyl-2-oxobutanoate dehydrogenase subunit VorB, whose amino-acid sequence MSKILMKGNEAIAEAAIRSGCRLYFAYPITPQSELIEYMAKMMPKVKGTFIQAESEVAAINMVYGAAGSGKRVMTSSSSPGISLKMEGLSYIAGAELPCVVVNVQRGGPGLGDIQPAQGDYFQATKGGGHGDYRLIVLAPSSVQEFADMASEAFDLADKYRNPVMILADGMLGQMMEPVEFKPAKTDAELQELANQHLSWCICPNEDGDKKHHHEINSLELDPQVLEQHVLGLLKKYAEIQKNEIRYETYNISDDNEVLCVAWGTASRVVKSAINEVQKEGKSVGLIRPIRVWPYPYEAIKQAIGKNVKKVYVFELNSGQMVEDVKIAVEGKVPVDFWGKVGGVVFTPAEIKEKLEECF is encoded by the coding sequence ATGTCCAAAATTTTAATGAAAGGAAATGAGGCAATTGCAGAAGCGGCTATTCGCAGTGGCTGTCGTTTGTATTTTGCCTATCCCATCACCCCCCAAAGCGAATTAATTGAATATATGGCAAAGATGATGCCCAAGGTTAAAGGAACCTTTATTCAAGCGGAAAGTGAAGTTGCTGCCATTAATATGGTTTACGGAGCTGCCGGAAGTGGAAAAAGAGTAATGACTTCTTCTTCCTCTCCGGGCATTTCACTGAAAATGGAAGGTCTATCTTATATTGCCGGAGCAGAACTTCCCTGCGTTGTTGTTAATGTTCAACGCGGTGGTCCCGGTTTGGGAGATATCCAGCCCGCACAAGGTGATTATTTTCAAGCAACTAAAGGCGGAGGCCATGGCGATTATCGTTTAATTGTTTTGGCTCCGAGTTCAGTTCAGGAATTTGCCGATATGGCAAGTGAAGCATTTGATTTGGCAGATAAATATCGCAATCCCGTTATGATTCTTGCCGATGGAATGCTGGGGCAAATGATGGAGCCCGTTGAATTTAAACCGGCAAAAACAGATGCAGAATTGCAAGAACTTGCCAATCAACATCTTTCCTGGTGTATTTGTCCCAATGAAGATGGTGATAAAAAACACCATCATGAAATAAATTCTCTGGAACTTGACCCCCAGGTTTTGGAACAGCATGTTTTAGGTCTATTAAAAAAATATGCCGAAATCCAAAAAAACGAAATTCGCTATGAGACCTATAACATTTCGGATGATAACGAAGTGTTGTGCGTTGCCTGGGGAACTGCCAGCCGGGTAGTAAAATCGGCTATTAACGAAGTTCAAAAAGAAGGTAAAAGCGTTGGTTTAATTCGTCCTATTCGCGTTTGGCCCTATCCCTATGAAGCAATCAAACAGGCAATCGGGAAAAATGTGAAAAAGGTATATGTATTTGAACTCAATTCGGGACAAATGGTAGAAGATGTAAAAATTGCTGTAGAAGGAAAGGTTCCGGTTGATTTTTGGGGAAAAGTGGGAGGCGTTGTTTTTACTCCCGCTGAAATCAAAGAAAAACTGGAAGAATGTTTTTAA
- a CDS encoding site-specific DNA-methyltransferase, protein MLKSKGKVNFIMQENIIIQGDCIELIRELPDNSIDLIFADPPYNLQLSGELYRPNQTKVNGVNDDWDKFDSMKDYDIFTEKWLRECYRVMKPNGCFWVIGTYHNIYRIGAIMQNLGFWILNDIIWIKTNPMPNFKGTRFNNAHENLIWATKSKSSNYTFHYHSMKVMNDDIQMRSDWLIPICQGEERIKINGQKAHSTQKPAELLYRIIISTSNPGDIVLDPFSGSGTTAAVAKRLGRKYIAFEKEELYVKISQERVQKIIPLEKPLLEYLIEKRTPKVPFGNLIEKGYVKVGEFLYSDNCRYSAQVMADSSINYNGQIGSIHKISALIIGKTSNNGWGFWFVKRDNTLVSINDLRYQYEQEQLGIKKSDFIQEIMFNYQ, encoded by the coding sequence ATGTTAAAATCTAAAGGAAAAGTTAATTTTATTATGCAAGAGAATATTATTATCCAAGGTGATTGCATAGAATTAATTAGGGAACTTCCCGATAATTCTATTGATCTGATTTTTGCTGACCCGCCTTACAACCTACAACTTTCAGGGGAATTATACAGGCCAAATCAGACCAAGGTCAATGGTGTAAATGATGATTGGGACAAATTTGATTCAATGAAGGATTATGATATCTTCACAGAGAAATGGCTTAGGGAATGTTATAGAGTAATGAAACCCAACGGTTGTTTTTGGGTAATTGGCACATACCATAATATCTATCGGATCGGGGCAATAATGCAAAACCTGGGATTCTGGATTCTCAATGATATTATTTGGATCAAGACAAATCCTATGCCTAATTTCAAAGGCACAAGGTTTAATAATGCCCATGAAAATCTTATTTGGGCTACTAAGAGCAAATCTTCCAACTATACTTTCCATTATCATTCTATGAAAGTGATGAATGATGATATCCAGATGAGGAGTGACTGGTTAATACCAATTTGTCAGGGAGAAGAGAGAATAAAAATAAATGGACAAAAAGCTCATTCTACGCAAAAACCCGCTGAGTTACTATATAGAATAATTATCTCAACTTCCAATCCTGGAGATATTGTATTGGATCCTTTTTCCGGAAGCGGAACAACGGCAGCAGTCGCCAAAAGGTTGGGTAGAAAATACATTGCCTTTGAAAAGGAAGAGCTCTATGTGAAAATATCCCAAGAAAGGGTGCAAAAGATAATTCCCTTGGAGAAACCCTTACTTGAATATTTAATTGAAAAAAGAACTCCTAAAGTACCTTTCGGAAATCTAATTGAAAAAGGTTATGTTAAAGTTGGTGAATTCTTATATTCTGATAATTGTCGATATTCTGCACAAGTGATGGCTGATTCTTCAATCAATTACAATGGGCAGATCGGGTCTATTCATAAAATAAGTGCTTTGATTATAGGTAAGACAAGCAATAATGGCTGGGGATTTTGGTTTGTGAAAAGAGACAATACCTTAGTAAGCATCAATGATCTTCGTTATCAATATGAGCAAGAACAACTTGGGATTAAAAAATCAGATTTTATTCAGGAGATAATGTTTAACTATCAATAA
- a CDS encoding 2-oxoacid:acceptor oxidoreductase family protein, translating to MTIEMICAGFGGQGVLTIGKFIAQAAMQEGKNVSWLPSYGPEMRGGTANVSTVVSTEPIASPIVSFPDVLVALNQPSIDKFAPSMRSGGILIYNTNMCPRGCKREDIIQIAVPMNDIATQLGSIIVLNMVATGVVIGKTDIIKYETLEGNLTSFMQEKNPDLLTKNLAAIKRGMDIAKQYN from the coding sequence ATGACTATAGAAATGATTTGTGCCGGTTTTGGCGGTCAAGGTGTTCTTACTATAGGCAAATTCATTGCTCAGGCAGCAATGCAGGAAGGGAAAAATGTTTCCTGGCTGCCTTCTTACGGACCGGAAATGAGAGGTGGAACTGCCAATGTTTCTACGGTGGTTTCTACTGAGCCGATTGCCTCGCCAATTGTTAGCTTCCCAGATGTGTTGGTGGCTTTAAATCAGCCCTCAATAGATAAATTTGCTCCTTCTATGCGTTCCGGTGGTATCTTAATTTATAACACCAATATGTGCCCTCGTGGATGTAAACGCGAAGATATTATTCAAATTGCCGTTCCGATGAATGATATTGCTACTCAGCTCGGCAGTATAATTGTGCTGAATATGGTGGCGACCGGGGTTGTAATTGGTAAAACCGATATTATAAAATACGAAACTCTGGAAGGTAACTTAACTTCCTTTATGCAAGAAAAAAATCCCGATTTACTAACGAAAAACCTTGCTGCCATCAAACGCGGAATGGATATTGCTAAACAATATAACTAA